AGACGAGAGCGCAACGGCTCTCATTTCTTCCGCGGAGGCCGTCTATGAATCGCTTGCCGGCACCCTGGGGCTTCTGGAAGATGATCTGGGATCCCTTGAATCCCGGGGAAAGGTTCGGCATCTTGCCCGCATGGGGCTTGACGCCTCATTTGTCGAAGGTGCCATCAACGATCGCATTGAGGCAAGGAAGAACAGGGACTTTCAAAAGGCCGACGAGATCAGGAATATGCTTGTAGAGAAAGGTATCATGCTCCTTGACACACCCAAAGGCACACAGTGGCGGATAAAAACTTCAGTTTCTTGAAAGGAGATAAATCATGTTAGAGGTCAGATTTCATGGAAGGGGCGGGCAGGGAGCAGTTACGTCCGCTGAGCTCATTGCCCAGGCTGCGATCAAACAGGGGATGCGTGCGCAGGCTTTCCCGAGCTTCGGTCCCGAGCGCCGCGGCGCCCCGGTACAGGCTTTTCTGCGCGTATCCGACAAGCCGATCAGGCTGAGGTCGAAGGTCTACAAGCCGGACAGCGTGCTCATCCTCGACCCCACGCTCATCGCTTCCGCAAACCCGACGGCGGGCCTCAAAAAAGGCGGCTACATTGTCATCAATTCCAACAAATCCCCGGAAGAGCTGAAGAAGACATTTCCCGGGCAGAACATCATCAGCGTCGATGCGTCGAAGATCGCCAAGGAAGAGCTCGGTGTTCCCATAACGAATACGACCATGCTCGGCGCCCTGGTAAAGGCGACGGGGGTGGTGGAATTGAGCACCCTTGAAGAGCCGGTCCGCAACCGCTTTGGTGCCAACGGGCAGAAGAACATCAATGCCTACACCAGGGCATTCAACGAAGCAACGGTCATAGAAGCAGAATGATAGAAACGGATAATAACCAATAACCAAATACCAATGACCAAAGGAAACACCTTTATTGTTTGCCGTCTTTTGTTTGGTTATTGGAGTTTGGTTATTGGTTATTTGGAATTTTGGGTCTTTTCATGAAGACCATCTCCGGCAATATCGTCGATCTCCACAACGAAACCATCTTCCCG
This genomic interval from Syntrophorhabdaceae bacterium contains the following:
- a CDS encoding 2-oxoacid:acceptor oxidoreductase family protein — protein: MLEVRFHGRGGQGAVTSAELIAQAAIKQGMRAQAFPSFGPERRGAPVQAFLRVSDKPIRLRSKVYKPDSVLILDPTLIASANPTAGLKKGGYIVINSNKSPEELKKTFPGQNIISVDASKIAKEELGVPITNTTMLGALVKATGVVELSTLEEPVRNRFGANGQKNINAYTRAFNEATVIEAE